From Amycolatopsis sp. cg9, one genomic window encodes:
- a CDS encoding 3-hydroxyacyl-CoA dehydrogenase family protein: protein MGGQAQDRPAVIGGGVMGSAITAMALGHGVPVTLVETDGEAVELAKRRVAQQLRHGRLMGAFPDVAEGELTATTGLGAAKDATAVIEAIIEDDKVKATVLGELAALVAPGTPLITNTSGIPVDELADAVERPADLLATHFMNPAYLIPNVEVVRGPRTGQSTLDAVLGLLERLSRKPIVVRDSPGFVTSRLLHPMINDAARVVEEGTASVEAVDELMQGCLGHPTGPLRTADLIGLDNLADALRALAERTGDPRHAPCALLQSKVADGHLGRKTGRGFYEYGKVF, encoded by the coding sequence GTGGGCGGGCAGGCGCAGGATCGGCCGGCCGTGATCGGCGGCGGGGTGATGGGCTCGGCCATCACGGCGATGGCGCTGGGACACGGAGTTCCGGTCACCCTGGTCGAAACCGACGGCGAGGCGGTCGAACTCGCGAAGCGGCGGGTGGCGCAGCAACTGCGGCACGGCCGGCTGATGGGCGCGTTCCCCGACGTCGCCGAAGGCGAGCTGACCGCGACGACCGGCCTGGGCGCGGCGAAGGACGCGACGGCGGTCATCGAAGCGATCATCGAAGACGACAAGGTCAAGGCCACTGTGCTCGGTGAGCTCGCGGCGCTGGTCGCACCGGGCACCCCCTTGATCACCAACACTTCCGGCATCCCGGTCGACGAGCTGGCCGACGCGGTCGAGCGGCCCGCGGACCTGCTGGCGACGCACTTCATGAACCCGGCGTACCTGATCCCGAACGTCGAGGTCGTCCGCGGCCCGCGCACCGGACAGTCCACTCTGGACGCGGTGCTGGGCCTGCTGGAACGGCTGAGCCGCAAGCCGATCGTCGTGCGCGACTCGCCGGGGTTCGTCACCAGCCGGCTGCTGCACCCCATGATCAACGACGCCGCGCGGGTGGTCGAGGAAGGCACCGCGTCGGTGGAAGCCGTGGACGAGCTCATGCAGGGCTGCCTCGGCCACCCGACCGGCCCGCTGCGCACCGCCGACCTGATCGGCCTGGACAACCTCGCCGACGCGCTGCGGGCGCTCGCCGAACGCACCGGTGACCCGCGGCACGCGCCGTGCGCCCTGCTGCAGTCCAAAGTGGCCGACGGCCACCTCGGCCGGAAGACCGGACGGGGCTTTTACGAGTACGGGAAGGTGTTCTGA
- a CDS encoding acyl-CoA dehydrogenase family protein: MSDNPLAAAAADLTARVGDRAAAWDVEGRLPEDLLRALGARGLLCAEVPAQYGGLGASSIHSGGFTAHAGSLCSSLRSVMTSQGMAAWTIQRFGDRAQRANYLGRLTSGDLAAVAFSEPAAGSDLSSVATTVRADGDDVVVNGEKVWITAAAYADLIVVVGELDGLGTAVVVPSTAEGVTIERVPHPSGCRAAGHSTVRLHDVRLPRSAVLGGGGVELSMLITTALAYGRISVAWGCVGILRACLAAAGAHAANRHQGGVALADRQLVARHLADLYADEQAATRVCEHASRAWDGRSPEMVVATVLAKYVSSTAAARGSGTAVQVLASAAAQDGHVVARAHRDAKLMELIEGSNEICQLILAGHTRVLVNTGD; the protein is encoded by the coding sequence ATGAGTGACAACCCGCTCGCGGCGGCCGCCGCCGACCTGACCGCCCGGGTCGGTGACCGGGCGGCGGCCTGGGACGTCGAGGGCCGGCTGCCCGAAGACCTGTTGCGCGCCCTCGGCGCACGAGGCCTGCTGTGCGCGGAAGTGCCCGCCCAATACGGCGGTCTCGGCGCGAGCAGCATCCACAGTGGAGGGTTCACCGCGCACGCCGGCTCGCTGTGCAGCTCGCTGCGCAGCGTGATGACGTCGCAGGGCATGGCGGCCTGGACCATCCAGCGCTTCGGCGACCGCGCCCAGCGGGCGAACTACCTCGGCCGGCTCACCTCCGGCGACCTGGCCGCGGTGGCCTTCAGCGAACCCGCGGCGGGCAGCGACCTGTCGTCGGTGGCCACCACCGTCCGCGCCGACGGCGACGACGTCGTGGTCAACGGCGAGAAGGTCTGGATCACCGCGGCGGCGTACGCGGACCTGATCGTGGTCGTCGGCGAGCTGGACGGCCTCGGCACGGCGGTCGTGGTGCCGTCGACCGCCGAGGGCGTCACGATCGAGCGCGTCCCGCACCCCAGCGGGTGCCGCGCCGCCGGCCACTCGACCGTCCGGCTCCACGACGTCCGGCTGCCGCGCTCGGCGGTGCTCGGCGGCGGCGGGGTCGAGCTGTCCATGCTCATCACGACCGCGCTCGCCTACGGCCGGATCTCGGTGGCCTGGGGCTGCGTCGGCATCCTGCGCGCGTGCCTGGCCGCGGCCGGCGCGCACGCGGCGAACCGGCACCAGGGCGGCGTGGCGCTGGCCGACCGCCAGCTCGTCGCCCGGCACCTGGCCGACCTGTACGCCGACGAGCAGGCCGCGACCCGCGTGTGCGAGCACGCCAGCCGCGCCTGGGACGGGCGCTCACCCGAGATGGTGGTCGCGACCGTGCTGGCCAAGTACGTCAGCTCGACCGCGGCGGCCCGCGGGTCGGGCACCGCGGTGCAGGTGCTGGCCTCGGCCGCGGCCCAGGACGGCCACGTGGTCGCCCGGGCGCACCGCGACGCGAAGCTGATGGAACTCATCGAAGGCAGCAACGAGATCTGCCAGCTCATCCTGGCGGGGCACACCCGTGTCCTCGTGAATACCGGCGACTGA
- a CDS encoding DUF742 domain-containing protein, which yields MKNSHDRRPAKIGSAALSFGGWGDYEVWAAHGFTPKPNSDPAHAPEQQAGDPPERTGGGRSPARGKRGARAGKTPDGDATSDREASASGTAGSSPARGKRGTRPGKTTGTGRAGDATGDRDTGPRPGEATGSAASSPARGKRGTRPGRTADTGRADEAIGDPARAATRTSDRGTSTGSRRTGPGEAATARDSGPHRTGPGSGTGTGRGTGSGSGSGSGSGSGSGSGSGSGSGETAHPAASANPASAPARKPRPAKPVASVDDDRTRGRRAATLGTRPGEPPETGGLPRSPRERPYVRGSTPPPPRARHLLPPEVMVFATGRHRTAAELDPDLAALCRMCQIPTSIAEVSAYLRRSLDDTRVLVRHGIDGGLLVADVAELGLAGRPPLALLHRVHQGLLRL from the coding sequence ATGAAAAACTCCCACGATCGCCGCCCCGCGAAGATCGGATCAGCCGCCCTGTCCTTCGGCGGGTGGGGCGACTACGAGGTGTGGGCAGCGCATGGATTCACACCCAAACCCAACTCCGACCCGGCTCACGCCCCGGAGCAGCAGGCCGGGGACCCGCCTGAGCGAACTGGCGGCGGCCGCTCCCCCGCCCGGGGCAAGCGCGGCGCCCGGGCCGGGAAGACGCCCGACGGCGACGCGACCTCCGACCGCGAGGCGAGCGCCAGCGGGACCGCGGGCAGCTCTCCTGCCCGCGGGAAGCGTGGCACCCGCCCCGGCAAGACCACCGGCACCGGCCGCGCGGGCGACGCCACCGGCGACCGCGACACCGGCCCTCGCCCTGGTGAGGCCACCGGCTCCGCGGCCAGCTCCCCAGCCCGGGGCAAGCGTGGCACCCGCCCCGGCAGAACAGCCGACACCGGCCGCGCGGACGAGGCCATCGGCGACCCCGCCCGGGCCGCGACCCGCACCAGCGACCGCGGAACCAGCACCGGCTCGCGGCGAACCGGTCCCGGCGAAGCCGCCACCGCACGCGACTCCGGCCCGCACCGAACCGGCCCTGGCTCCGGCACCGGCACCGGCCGCGGCACCGGCTCCGGCTCCGGCTCCGGCTCCGGCTCCGGCTCCGGCTCCGGCTCCGGCTCCGGCTCCGGCTCCGGCGAGACCGCACACCCCGCCGCCAGCGCGAACCCCGCCAGCGCGCCCGCCCGCAAGCCCCGGCCCGCCAAGCCCGTCGCCTCCGTCGATGACGACCGCACCCGCGGGCGCCGCGCGGCCACCCTCGGCACCCGCCCCGGCGAACCGCCCGAGACCGGCGGCCTCCCCCGGAGCCCGCGTGAACGGCCCTACGTCCGCGGCAGCACGCCCCCGCCCCCACGTGCCCGGCACCTCCTGCCCCCGGAGGTCATGGTCTTCGCCACCGGGCGGCACCGGACCGCCGCCGAGCTCGATCCCGATCTCGCCGCGCTCTGCCGGATGTGCCAGATCCCCACCTCGATCGCCGAGGTCTCCGCCTACCTCCGGCGGTCGCTGGACGACACCCGCGTGCTCGTCCGGCACGGCATCGACGGTGGGCTGCTCGTCGCCGACGTCGCGGAGCTCGGGCTCGCCGGGCGCCCGCCGCTCGCCCTGCTGCACCGCGTCCACCAAGGACTGCTGCGCCTCTGA
- a CDS encoding LuxR C-terminal-related transcriptional regulator — MAEVTGVAGRVVGRLRELEVLGSAFANARAGSATLVRVRGATGTGKTALLAEFSRSVGDRAVVLSETCRRPGGGTAGRAAEGLLPDAGSRYGMPVPVLSRRLGRRLADLTVAGPVVVLLDDFHHCDEASVRVLAHQAHRGAEQPLLVVVAQRPTGRPLWPPMTLPPGDVATVDLAAFTEAEVAGVAAAWWPEPPGPDFARELAGLTGGNPALLGEVCAALHLEGLDPDDRALARARVLAPAARARLVERVLAGRPEHVRHVAEAVAVFGAPDVELVALLGGVPEPLAADALGVLAAEGLLRDDGGELASPAVRDAVLAGVPERRLGPLRLTAARLLNDRGCPPEDVGAHLLGRRRLPERWMRDVLAEAARTAERSGRPHDAARYLGVLVADRPQDMPVRIEFARLVGVRDPLAAYATLAGMAELAEDARSRARISLQLAIAALSAREPQEATRLLTGALAQLDDDRGEDAGDAGRGLRTELEAALLAVAFEQPGSLDLVGARLPAMSALPGQTPAEVGVLALAAVAHLIRGTDRDLAVSCARRALERPEPSVRWACSLAAYVLFAADEVDEALHALGGLSPGPVRDDAGWAEVVALTAHSWLTCGAGDLSRALSDATAAVRAAERDDRAELATAPLVAQALVLLQQGDVDGAAAALARADRAGPDGSVLRFPFHLLARGRLAEARGDLEEALAHLRRCGAALRAEGGANPLFVPWWLDGARVLVRLGRRAEAADLVAHGEELARAWGSASARGLALLGRGLVAEGDAAVDGLHAAAGVLGGTAASWYLAEAETALGQALLRAGDHQGARRAFRAAVDLSVRSGFWSRAEEAQAGVTAAGGRNYPVTGSVTDVLTLGERRVGELAATGATNRTIADALQLAVRTVEIHLTSVYRKLGVSGRTQLQERFPGGLLAPEPAL; from the coding sequence ATGGCGGAGGTGACGGGCGTCGCCGGGCGGGTGGTCGGGCGGCTGCGGGAGCTCGAGGTCCTCGGTTCGGCGTTCGCCAACGCGCGGGCCGGTTCGGCGACCCTCGTGCGGGTGCGCGGGGCGACCGGCACCGGCAAGACGGCGTTGCTGGCGGAATTTTCGCGGTCGGTCGGCGACCGCGCGGTCGTGCTGTCGGAGACCTGCCGCCGGCCGGGCGGCGGGACCGCCGGGCGCGCCGCCGAGGGGCTGCTCCCGGACGCCGGGAGCCGGTACGGCATGCCGGTGCCGGTGCTGTCGCGCCGGCTGGGCCGCCGGCTGGCCGACCTGACCGTGGCCGGCCCCGTCGTCGTCCTGCTCGACGACTTCCACCACTGCGACGAGGCCTCCGTCCGGGTGCTGGCGCACCAGGCGCACCGGGGCGCGGAGCAGCCCCTGCTGGTCGTGGTCGCGCAGCGCCCCACCGGCCGGCCGCTGTGGCCGCCGATGACGCTGCCGCCGGGCGACGTCGCGACCGTCGACCTGGCCGCCTTCACCGAAGCCGAGGTCGCCGGCGTCGCCGCCGCGTGGTGGCCCGAGCCGCCCGGACCCGATTTCGCGCGCGAGCTGGCCGGGCTGACGGGTGGCAACCCCGCGCTGCTCGGCGAAGTCTGCGCGGCCCTGCACCTGGAGGGGCTCGACCCGGACGACCGGGCGCTGGCGCGGGCCCGGGTGCTCGCCCCGGCCGCCCGCGCCCGGCTGGTCGAGCGCGTCCTCGCCGGCCGTCCGGAGCACGTCCGGCACGTCGCCGAGGCGGTCGCGGTGTTCGGCGCGCCCGACGTGGAGCTCGTCGCCCTGCTCGGCGGGGTCCCCGAACCGCTCGCCGCCGACGCGCTCGGCGTCCTCGCCGCCGAGGGGCTGCTGCGCGACGACGGCGGCGAGCTCGCCTCGCCCGCGGTCCGCGACGCGGTACTGGCCGGCGTGCCGGAACGGCGGCTCGGCCCGCTGCGGCTGACCGCGGCCCGGCTGCTCAACGACCGCGGCTGCCCGCCCGAGGACGTCGGCGCGCACCTGCTCGGCCGGCGGCGGCTGCCGGAGCGGTGGATGCGGGACGTGCTCGCCGAGGCCGCGCGCACCGCGGAACGGTCGGGCCGGCCGCACGACGCCGCCCGCTACCTCGGGGTGCTCGTCGCCGACCGGCCCCAGGACATGCCGGTGCGCATCGAGTTCGCCCGCCTGGTGGGGGTGCGCGATCCGCTGGCGGCGTACGCGACGCTCGCCGGGATGGCCGAACTGGCCGAGGACGCCCGCAGCCGGGCCCGGATCTCCTTGCAGCTGGCCATCGCGGCGCTCTCGGCCCGCGAGCCGCAGGAAGCGACGCGGCTGCTGACCGGCGCGCTGGCGCAGCTCGACGACGACCGGGGCGAGGACGCCGGGGACGCCGGCCGCGGCCTGCGGACCGAGCTGGAGGCCGCGCTGCTGGCGGTCGCCTTCGAACAGCCCGGCTCGCTGGACCTGGTCGGCGCGCGCCTGCCCGCGATGTCCGCGCTGCCCGGCCAGACCCCGGCCGAGGTCGGCGTGCTGGCACTGGCGGCGGTGGCGCACCTGATCCGCGGCACCGACCGGGACCTCGCGGTCTCCTGCGCGCGGCGGGCACTCGAACGCCCGGAACCGTCGGTGCGGTGGGCCTGCTCGCTCGCCGCCTACGTCCTGTTCGCCGCCGACGAGGTCGACGAGGCCCTGCACGCGCTGGGCGGCCTGTCGCCCGGGCCGGTCCGCGACGACGCCGGCTGGGCGGAAGTCGTGGCCCTGACCGCGCATTCGTGGCTCACGTGCGGGGCGGGCGACCTTTCCCGCGCGCTCTCGGACGCGACGGCGGCCGTGCGCGCCGCCGAGCGCGACGACCGCGCCGAGCTCGCGACCGCGCCCCTGGTCGCCCAGGCACTGGTCCTGCTGCAGCAGGGTGACGTCGACGGCGCGGCCGCGGCGCTGGCCCGCGCCGACCGGGCCGGGCCCGACGGGTCCGTCCTCCGCTTCCCGTTCCACCTGCTGGCGCGGGGACGGCTCGCCGAGGCGCGGGGCGACCTGGAGGAGGCGCTGGCGCACCTGCGCCGGTGCGGTGCCGCACTGCGCGCGGAAGGCGGCGCCAACCCGCTGTTCGTCCCGTGGTGGCTCGACGGCGCCCGGGTGCTGGTCCGGCTCGGCCGGCGGGCGGAGGCCGCGGACCTCGTGGCGCACGGCGAAGAACTGGCCCGTGCCTGGGGATCGGCGTCGGCGCGGGGACTGGCGTTGCTGGGCCGCGGCCTGGTGGCCGAGGGCGACGCCGCCGTCGACGGGCTCCACGCGGCGGCCGGCGTGCTCGGCGGGACGGCGGCGTCCTGGTACCTCGCCGAAGCGGAAACCGCGCTGGGACAAGCACTTCTGCGGGCCGGTGACCACCAGGGCGCGCGCCGGGCGTTCCGGGCCGCCGTGGACCTCTCGGTGCGCTCGGGGTTCTGGAGCCGGGCCGAGGAGGCGCAAGCCGGCGTGACCGCGGCCGGCGGGCGCAACTACCCGGTCACCGGCAGCGTGACCGACGTGCTGACGCTGGGGGAGCGGCGGGTCGGCGAGCTCGCCGCGACCGGCGCCACCAACCGGACCATCGCCGACGCGCTCCAGCTCGCCGTGCGGACCGTCGAAATCCACCTCACGAGCGTCTACCGCAAGCTGGGTGTCAGCGGCCGCACCCAGCTGCAGGAGCGGTTCCCCGGCGGCCTGCTCGCGCCGGAACCGGCGCTGTGA
- a CDS encoding DeoR/GlpR family DNA-binding transcription regulator, whose translation MYAEERQQLILEQARSRGRVDVAELAGEFAVTTETIRRDLTTLERHGSLRRVHGGAIPIERLGFEPALNTRESVMTAEKKRIGKAALAELPAEGAILLDAGTTTAHLAEALPIDCNLTVVTNSVNIALTLSKRPNLTVMLVGGRLRARTLASVDSWALHSLSETFVEVAFMATNGLSVERGLTTPDPAEAMVKRASIAGARRVVLLADHTKVGNDHFARFAELSEVDTFITDGGIDSTVAAEIEREGVHVLTA comes from the coding sequence GTGTACGCGGAAGAGCGTCAGCAGCTGATCCTCGAGCAGGCCCGGTCCCGCGGCCGGGTCGACGTGGCCGAGCTCGCCGGCGAGTTCGCGGTGACGACGGAGACGATCCGCCGTGACCTCACCACGCTGGAACGCCACGGGTCGCTCCGCCGGGTGCACGGCGGGGCGATCCCCATCGAGCGCCTGGGTTTCGAACCGGCGTTGAACACCCGCGAAAGCGTGATGACGGCGGAGAAGAAGCGCATCGGCAAGGCCGCGCTCGCCGAACTGCCCGCGGAAGGCGCGATCCTGCTCGACGCGGGCACGACCACCGCGCACCTCGCGGAGGCGCTCCCCATCGACTGCAACCTCACGGTGGTCACCAACTCCGTGAACATCGCGCTGACGCTGTCCAAGCGGCCCAACCTCACGGTGATGCTGGTGGGCGGCCGCCTCCGGGCGCGCACGCTCGCGTCGGTCGACTCGTGGGCGTTGCACTCGCTGAGCGAAACGTTCGTCGAGGTGGCGTTCATGGCGACCAACGGCCTGTCGGTCGAGCGCGGCCTCACCACCCCGGACCCGGCGGAAGCGATGGTCAAGCGGGCCTCGATCGCCGGTGCCCGCCGCGTCGTGCTGCTCGCCGACCACACGAAGGTGGGCAACGACCACTTCGCCCGCTTCGCCGAACTGTCCGAAGTGGACACGTTCATCACCGACGGCGGGATCGATTCGACGGTGGCCGCCGAAATCGAGCGCGAAGGCGTGCACGTCCTGACCGCCTGA
- a CDS encoding O-methyltransferase: protein MATQLLASSDVLGYVSEHSQAEDEILRELRDETASLPMGAAMQVSAEEGRLLALLVKLTRARLVVEVGTFTGYSSLCMARALPATGLLITCDVTDRWPAFGRPYWRRAGVEDRIDLRIDPATQVLDALFYEYGPGTVDLVFIDADKVGYAAYYEAALGLLAPDGLIVVDNTLFFGRVTDPEAQDPDTVAIREFNRFVRDDPRVEMSLLPMADGITLIRKAG from the coding sequence ATGGCGACCCAACTACTGGCGTCCTCCGACGTGCTCGGCTACGTGAGCGAGCATTCGCAAGCCGAGGACGAGATCCTGCGCGAACTGCGCGACGAGACGGCGTCGCTGCCCATGGGGGCGGCGATGCAGGTGTCCGCGGAAGAAGGCCGGTTGCTCGCGCTGCTGGTCAAGCTCACCCGGGCGCGCCTGGTGGTGGAGGTCGGCACCTTCACCGGCTACAGCTCCCTCTGCATGGCCCGGGCGCTGCCCGCCACCGGGCTGCTCATCACCTGCGACGTCACCGACCGCTGGCCGGCGTTCGGCCGGCCCTACTGGCGGCGCGCCGGCGTCGAGGACCGGATCGACCTGCGGATCGATCCCGCCACGCAGGTGCTCGACGCGCTCTTCTACGAGTACGGGCCGGGCACGGTCGACCTGGTCTTCATCGACGCCGACAAGGTCGGGTACGCCGCCTACTACGAGGCCGCGCTCGGGTTGCTGGCCCCCGACGGGCTCATCGTCGTCGACAACACCCTCTTCTTCGGCCGCGTCACCGATCCCGAGGCCCAGGACCCCGACACGGTCGCCATCCGCGAGTTCAACCGCTTCGTGCGCGACGACCCGCGCGTGGAGATGTCGCTGCTGCCGATGGCCGACGGCATCACGCTCATCCGCAAGGCCGGCTGA
- a CDS encoding HAD-IIIC family phosphatase translates to MVKCLVWDLDETLWNGTLLEDGAVEVSEEIRQLVKTLDARGILQSVASKNDHEHAWARLEELGLAEYFVLPQIGWHAKSQSVKAIADELKFALDTIAFVDDRDSELAEVTYHHPQVRTYRAEDVLELANLPEFSPETVTVDSRRRRQMYQASFRRQEAQAGFAGPDEDFLRSLDLRMTILPATDTELSRVEELTRRTSQMNATGIHYSDEKLRELLDDPSHRVLVVSMRDRFGPHGAVGVILLETFEEFWHLKLLATSCRVVSFGAGSIILRWLANQAASADAHLVADFRATDRNRMMEIAYRFAGFADDACACTAVLPSGEVPGLQRLHLEPVPQEEPTTVTLVAPDLGEPVGVR, encoded by the coding sequence ATGGTCAAGTGCCTGGTGTGGGACCTCGACGAAACCCTGTGGAACGGCACGCTGCTCGAAGACGGCGCCGTCGAGGTTTCCGAGGAGATCCGGCAGCTGGTGAAGACCCTCGACGCGCGCGGCATCCTGCAGTCGGTCGCGAGCAAGAACGACCACGAGCACGCCTGGGCGCGGCTGGAAGAGCTGGGCCTCGCCGAGTACTTCGTGCTGCCGCAGATCGGCTGGCACGCGAAGTCGCAGTCGGTCAAGGCAATCGCCGACGAGCTCAAGTTCGCCCTCGACACGATCGCGTTCGTCGACGACCGCGACAGCGAGCTGGCCGAGGTGACCTACCACCACCCGCAGGTGCGCACCTACCGCGCCGAGGACGTGCTGGAGCTGGCGAACCTGCCGGAGTTCAGCCCGGAGACGGTCACCGTCGACTCGCGGCGGCGGCGCCAGATGTACCAGGCGTCCTTCCGCCGCCAGGAGGCCCAGGCCGGGTTCGCCGGCCCGGACGAGGACTTCCTCCGTTCGCTGGACCTGCGGATGACGATCCTGCCGGCCACCGACACCGAGCTGTCCCGGGTCGAGGAGCTGACCCGGCGCACGAGCCAGATGAACGCCACCGGCATCCACTACTCCGACGAGAAGCTGCGCGAGCTGCTGGACGATCCGTCGCACCGGGTGCTGGTGGTCAGCATGCGCGACCGCTTCGGGCCGCACGGCGCGGTCGGCGTGATCCTGCTGGAGACGTTCGAAGAGTTCTGGCACCTGAAGCTGCTGGCGACGTCGTGCCGGGTCGTGTCGTTCGGCGCGGGCTCGATCATCCTGCGCTGGCTGGCCAACCAGGCCGCGAGCGCCGACGCGCACCTGGTCGCCGACTTCCGGGCGACCGACCGCAACCGGATGATGGAGATCGCCTACCGCTTCGCCGGGTTCGCCGACGACGCGTGCGCGTGCACGGCCGTGCTGCCCTCCGGTGAGGTCCCGGGGCTGCAGCGGCTGCACCTGGAGCCGGTGCCGCAGGAGGAGCCCACGACGGTGACCCTGGTGGCGCCCGACCTCGGCGAGCCGGTCGGGGTCCGCTGA
- a CDS encoding thioesterase II family protein — MNIADNATTSWIRRYHPAPGAGTRLVCFPHAGGSASYFHPVSARFAPDVDVVSLQYPGRQDRRREPNVDSVAGLADLVADELAALSDKPAVFFGHSMGAVLAFETAWRLELRGLRAPGAIVASGRRGPSTFRDERIHERDDDGVLDEVRELNRVDRTVIGDDEILRMALPAIRADYRAIETYACPAGRRVRCPVTALIGDQDPKVTAEEAGNWGEHTEGGFRLAVFPGGHFFLARHQSAVNTELQRELQALTAPAAALHSGRDST, encoded by the coding sequence GTGAACATCGCGGACAACGCCACGACGTCGTGGATCCGCCGCTACCACCCCGCGCCCGGCGCGGGTACCCGGCTCGTCTGCTTCCCCCACGCCGGTGGTTCGGCCAGCTACTTCCACCCGGTCTCGGCGCGGTTCGCGCCGGACGTCGACGTCGTCTCGCTGCAGTACCCGGGGCGGCAGGACCGCCGCCGGGAGCCGAACGTCGACTCGGTCGCCGGGCTGGCCGATCTGGTCGCCGACGAGCTGGCCGCCCTCTCCGACAAGCCGGCCGTGTTCTTCGGGCACAGCATGGGCGCGGTCCTCGCCTTCGAAACCGCCTGGCGGCTCGAACTGCGCGGCCTGCGGGCGCCCGGGGCGATCGTCGCGTCCGGGCGGCGCGGGCCGTCGACCTTCCGCGACGAGCGGATCCACGAGCGCGACGACGACGGCGTGCTCGACGAGGTCCGGGAGCTCAACCGGGTGGACCGGACGGTCATCGGCGACGACGAGATCCTGCGGATGGCGCTGCCGGCGATCCGCGCCGACTACCGGGCGATCGAGACCTACGCCTGCCCGGCCGGGCGCCGCGTCCGCTGCCCGGTCACCGCGCTGATCGGCGACCAGGACCCGAAGGTCACCGCCGAGGAGGCCGGGAACTGGGGCGAGCACACCGAAGGCGGCTTCCGGCTGGCGGTCTTCCCCGGCGGCCACTTCTTCCTCGCCCGGCACCAGAGCGCGGTGAACACCGAGCTCCAGCGCGAGCTGCAGGCCCTCACCGCCCCCGCGGCGGCATTGCACTCCGGGCGCGATTCAACATAA
- a CDS encoding cytochrome P450, protein MVSTEPGIVAFPRRAPGQVTPPDGYAELRARPGLCRTVLPGGTPVWLVARHEDVRAALTDPRLSSDPAQPGFPATGGAPEALPGWFVAMDAPEHTRYRKLLIPEFTVRKVRELRPGIQQVVDERIDAMLAAGNSADLVSAFCLVLPSLVICQLLGVPYEDHEHFESRTRVLVSLASTARQREVALGEINTYLAELIAAKRARPGEDLISRLIGGGVLDDAELLGVAMLLLVAGHETTANMLSLGVVMLLENPQWIGHEGVVEELLRFFSISDVVSLRVATEDLEISGQLIRRGEGVAPLGLAAGHDGTVFEDAGEFCPARSARHHVAFGYGIHQCIGQHLARLEMDVALTTLFERVPRLRLAVPADELEFKHDGVLFGLYELPVRW, encoded by the coding sequence ATGGTGAGCACGGAACCCGGGATCGTCGCCTTCCCGCGGCGGGCGCCCGGTCAGGTCACTCCGCCCGACGGTTACGCCGAGCTGCGTGCCCGGCCCGGGTTGTGCCGGACCGTCCTGCCCGGGGGTACGCCCGTCTGGCTCGTCGCGCGGCACGAGGACGTGCGGGCCGCGCTGACCGATCCGCGGCTGAGCTCCGACCCGGCGCAGCCGGGCTTCCCCGCCACCGGTGGGGCACCGGAAGCGCTTCCCGGGTGGTTCGTGGCCATGGACGCACCCGAGCACACGCGGTACCGGAAGCTGCTCATCCCGGAGTTCACCGTGCGGAAGGTGCGGGAGCTGCGGCCGGGCATCCAGCAGGTCGTCGACGAGCGGATCGACGCGATGCTGGCCGCCGGGAACTCCGCGGACCTCGTGTCCGCCTTCTGCCTCGTGCTGCCGTCACTGGTCATCTGCCAGCTGCTGGGCGTGCCCTACGAGGATCACGAGCACTTCGAGTCCCGCACCCGCGTCCTGGTCAGCCTCGCTTCGACGGCCCGGCAACGGGAAGTCGCGCTGGGCGAGATCAACACCTACCTGGCCGAGCTGATCGCCGCCAAGCGGGCGCGGCCCGGCGAGGACCTGATCAGCCGGCTGATCGGCGGCGGGGTGCTGGACGACGCCGAACTGCTCGGCGTGGCCATGCTGCTGCTGGTCGCCGGCCACGAGACCACCGCCAACATGCTGTCGCTCGGCGTCGTGATGCTGCTGGAGAACCCGCAGTGGATCGGGCACGAGGGGGTCGTCGAGGAGCTGCTGCGGTTCTTCTCGATCTCCGACGTCGTCAGCCTGCGCGTCGCCACCGAGGACCTCGAGATCTCGGGCCAGCTGATCCGGCGCGGCGAAGGGGTCGCGCCGCTCGGGCTGGCGGCGGGGCACGACGGGACCGTGTTCGAGGACGCCGGCGAGTTCTGCCCCGCCCGCTCGGCGCGCCACCACGTCGCCTTCGGCTACGGGATCCACCAGTGCATCGGGCAGCACCTGGCCCGGCTGGAGATGGACGTCGCGCTGACCACGCTGTTCGAGCGGGTGCCGCGGCTGCGGCTCGCGGTGCCGGCCGACGAGCTCGAGTTCAAGCACGACGGAGTCCTCTTCGGACTCTACGAGCTGCCGGTGCGCTGGTAG
- a CDS encoding acyl carrier protein: MNDVSTTATPARTPEAVTREIREFLTGRVKQDVPVDQDLFRTGLVSSMFAMELVVFLEQTYGIAIVGPDLKLDNFRTVEGMTALVGRLLDE, encoded by the coding sequence GTGAACGACGTCTCCACCACCGCAACGCCGGCGCGCACGCCGGAGGCCGTCACGCGGGAGATCCGGGAGTTCCTGACCGGGCGCGTCAAGCAGGACGTCCCGGTCGACCAGGACCTCTTCCGCACCGGCCTGGTCTCCTCGATGTTCGCCATGGAGCTGGTCGTGTTCCTCGAGCAGACCTACGGCATCGCCATCGTCGGGCCGGACCTCAAGCTCGACAACTTCCGCACCGTCGAAGGCATGACGGCGCTCGTGGGGCGCCTGCTCGATGAGTGA